A window from Streptomyces sp. NBC_00299 encodes these proteins:
- a CDS encoding bifunctional DNA primase/polymerase: MREILGKRRRLLRGDGKSEQISAALTFATQWRWPVLPGVTTHPQGHSRCGCPDPDCTVPGAHPFDPGLLAATTDERMLRWWWTNRPAAPIILATGGQAPCAVSLPALPAAHALAALDRMGMRLGPVVASPARWAILVKPYSMEQLGELLYAKDFVPGSLRFHGEGGYIALPPSETGQGPISWQRAPLPGSASPWVPDVEAVVDAVVEALTRTGVSAPEL, encoded by the coding sequence ATGCGCGAGATCCTCGGAAAGCGACGCAGGCTCCTGCGCGGTGACGGGAAGTCTGAGCAGATCAGCGCGGCCCTGACCTTCGCGACGCAATGGCGCTGGCCCGTACTCCCGGGCGTGACGACGCACCCGCAGGGACACTCCCGCTGCGGCTGCCCCGACCCGGACTGCACGGTGCCCGGCGCGCATCCCTTCGACCCCGGCCTGCTCGCGGCCACCACCGACGAGCGCATGCTGCGGTGGTGGTGGACCAACCGGCCGGCGGCCCCGATCATCCTCGCCACCGGCGGCCAGGCTCCCTGCGCGGTCAGCCTGCCCGCTCTGCCGGCCGCTCACGCACTCGCCGCACTCGACCGCATGGGCATGCGCCTCGGCCCCGTCGTCGCCTCGCCCGCCCGCTGGGCGATCCTGGTGAAGCCGTACTCCATGGAGCAGCTGGGCGAACTGCTGTACGCCAAGGACTTCGTCCCCGGCTCCCTCCGCTTCCACGGCGAGGGTGGCTATATCGCCCTGCCCCCGTCCGAGACGGGCCAGGGTCCCATCAGCTGGCAGCGCGCCCCGCTGCCCGGCTCGGCCTCCCCGTGGGTGCCCGATGTGGAGGCCGTGGTGGACGCGGTGGTCGAGGCCCTCACTCGTACGGGTGTGAGCGCGCCCGAGTTGTAG
- a CDS encoding DUF5926 family protein encodes MAKKRPQTKAKRPQIIDGEVPVVGAREPCPCGSGRRYKACHGRSAAQAVTELVQRPFDGLPGECDWVALRELVPAATVELPLKGGLPEGVPSVTLATVLPMAWPALRRDDGSVLLGLQNDTASGDISRDLADTLQQALSAQPGTPVQGRRAPADGPRLQDLLDPEGAFEPVVHSGFEFWVPDAENATPEVSASLERANAAAIPTVKLTGVDAAYWCETPDKNHLRWVMPHPEEQLLDALARLHAAGKSNLGEGTRLVGSFRAHGLTVPVWDLPSGVGAEDVEKPAAEFAERLAAALAADAPLTADERRARGGLTNRQVTLS; translated from the coding sequence ATGGCCAAGAAGCGACCCCAGACCAAGGCCAAGCGCCCGCAGATCATCGACGGCGAGGTCCCGGTCGTCGGCGCACGCGAGCCATGCCCCTGCGGCAGCGGCCGCCGCTACAAGGCCTGTCATGGCCGGTCCGCCGCGCAGGCGGTGACCGAGCTGGTGCAGCGCCCGTTCGACGGGCTGCCGGGCGAGTGCGACTGGGTGGCTCTGCGCGAGCTGGTGCCCGCCGCCACCGTCGAACTGCCCCTGAAGGGCGGCCTTCCCGAAGGTGTCCCGTCCGTCACGCTGGCCACGGTGCTGCCGATGGCCTGGCCGGCCCTGCGCCGCGACGACGGCTCGGTCCTGCTCGGCCTGCAGAACGACACGGCGTCGGGCGACATCAGCCGCGATCTCGCCGACACCCTCCAGCAGGCACTCAGCGCACAGCCCGGCACCCCGGTCCAGGGCCGCCGCGCCCCGGCCGACGGTCCGCGGCTGCAGGATCTGCTCGACCCCGAGGGCGCCTTCGAGCCAGTTGTCCACTCCGGGTTCGAGTTCTGGGTCCCGGACGCGGAGAACGCCACTCCGGAGGTGTCCGCCTCCCTGGAGCGGGCCAACGCCGCGGCCATCCCCACGGTCAAGCTCACCGGCGTGGACGCCGCCTACTGGTGCGAGACGCCGGACAAGAACCACCTGCGCTGGGTCATGCCGCACCCCGAGGAGCAGCTTCTGGACGCTCTCGCGCGGCTGCACGCGGCAGGGAAGTCGAACCTCGGCGAGGGCACACGTCTCGTGGGCTCCTTCCGCGCTCACGGCCTCACCGTGCCGGTCTGGGACCTGCCGAGCGGTGTCGGCGCGGAGGACGTGGAGAAGCCGGCGGCCGAGTTCGCCGAGCGTCTCGCCGCGGCCCTGGCCGCGGACGCCCCGCTCACCGCGGACGAGCGTCGCGCGCGTGGCGGCCTGACCAACCGGCAGGTCACACTCAGCTGA
- a CDS encoding ATP-binding protein, with translation MRPRTLVGRFPVQANGASTPWRGAKEVSGVALVVAQEVPTSSSMAVPHGPAGVGKARHRMRSQLRRGGVAESVIDDAVLILSELLSNACKHGRPLGDALSGDGDVRAAWRMEAGGRLTLEVTDGGGPTRPAPATPSVTAHGGRGLNIITALADDWGVRDDARGEVTVWVVVHDDVHDPDAGHRRDDFATRVAAPTVGAISGLDFADAFDDLD, from the coding sequence ATGCGTCCCCGGACCTTGGTTGGCCGGTTTCCGGTACAGGCCAATGGGGCATCCACACCGTGGCGTGGGGCAAAGGAGGTCTCGGGGGTGGCGTTGGTGGTGGCACAGGAGGTGCCCACGTCGTCGAGCATGGCCGTTCCCCACGGCCCTGCGGGCGTGGGCAAAGCGCGGCACCGTATGCGCTCTCAATTGCGCAGGGGCGGCGTAGCGGAATCGGTCATCGACGACGCCGTTCTGATTCTTTCCGAACTCTTGAGCAACGCGTGCAAACACGGCCGACCGCTGGGTGACGCGCTGTCCGGGGACGGCGACGTCCGTGCCGCTTGGCGCATGGAGGCGGGCGGCAGGCTCACGCTGGAGGTGACGGACGGCGGCGGACCCACTCGCCCTGCTCCGGCCACGCCCTCGGTCACCGCGCACGGCGGCCGCGGGCTGAACATCATCACCGCCCTGGCCGACGACTGGGGTGTACGGGACGACGCCCGCGGCGAGGTCACGGTCTGGGTCGTGGTCCACGACGACGTTCATGATCCGGATGCGGGGCACCGCCGCGACGATTTCGCTACGCGCGTCGCAGCCCCGACCGTGGGCGCGATATCCGGCCTCGACTTCGCGGACGCCTTCGACGATCTGGACTGA
- a CDS encoding glycerophosphodiester phosphodiesterase, which yields MTQARQQQIQVVAHRGASEDAPEHTLAAYKKAIEDGADALECDVRLTADGHLVCVHDRRVNRTSNGRGAVSALELAELAALDFGSRKNRDSWKNRAEEPDWEFRPEDPEDTSVLTLERLLELVADAGRRVELAIETKHPTRWAGQVEERLLLLLKRFGLDAPASAAESPARVMSFSARSLHRVRAASPTLPTVYLMQFVSPRLRDGRLPAGVHIAGPSIRIVRSHPAYVERLKRAGHQVHVWTVNEPQDVDLCVELGVDAIITNRPRAVLHQLGR from the coding sequence GTGACCCAAGCACGGCAGCAGCAGATCCAAGTCGTCGCCCATCGCGGAGCTTCCGAAGACGCCCCCGAGCACACCCTGGCCGCGTACAAGAAGGCCATCGAGGACGGTGCGGACGCCCTTGAGTGCGATGTACGCCTCACCGCCGACGGTCACCTCGTGTGCGTCCACGATCGTCGCGTCAACCGTACGTCCAACGGCCGCGGCGCGGTCTCCGCGCTGGAGCTCGCCGAGCTCGCCGCCCTGGACTTCGGCTCCCGCAAGAACCGCGACTCGTGGAAGAACCGGGCCGAGGAGCCCGACTGGGAGTTCCGGCCGGAGGACCCCGAGGACACCTCCGTACTCACTCTGGAACGGCTACTGGAGCTCGTCGCCGACGCGGGGCGGCGGGTGGAGCTGGCGATCGAGACGAAGCATCCGACCAGGTGGGCGGGGCAGGTCGAGGAACGGCTGCTGCTTCTGCTGAAGCGGTTCGGGCTCGACGCGCCCGCCTCGGCCGCGGAGTCCCCGGCGCGTGTCATGAGCTTCTCCGCGCGCTCGCTGCATCGCGTGCGTGCCGCCTCGCCCACGCTGCCCACTGTTTATCTGATGCAGTTCGTCTCACCGCGACTGCGGGACGGACGCCTGCCCGCCGGCGTCCACATCGCGGGCCCATCGATCCGGATCGTGCGCAGTCATCCCGCTTACGTGGAGCGCCTGAAGCGGGCCGGTCACCAGGTGCACGTCTGGACCGTGAACGAGCCACAGGATGTCGATCTCTGTGTCGAGCTGGGCGTCGACGCCATCATCACCAACCGCCCGCGCGCGGTGCTGCACCAGCTCGGCCGCTGA
- a CDS encoding S1C family serine protease, with protein MSTENEGAAVPPAPSAPPVPVDAPAAPASQERPAPEGGDAPTASIPPVPSDAPAGSNSTQPYAAPAADGSQPPAGEAASNGAQQPAQAPVPQSSAPDASWPPPPPPGTPPHADSGAGAGGAGTGAFGAGGFGAGGSGAGTGWGAAYQQPEPKSGRGRGGLLAGVLIAALVAGGLGGGLGYTLAKNNENTSSTTVSAPDSGGSVKRDPGTVAGVTARALPSTVTIQAESSGGEGGTGTGFVFDTEGHIVTNNHVVADAVDGGKLTATFANGKKYDAEVVGNAQGYDVAVIKLKSAPSDLKPLTLGDSDKVAVGDSTIAIGAPFGLSNTVTTGIISAKNRPVASSDGTGSNASYMSALQTDASINPGNSGGPLLDAQGNVIGINSAIQSAANGLGGTSQSGSIGLGFAIPINQAKYVAQQLIKTGKPVYAKIGASVSLEDTTDGAKITEQGASGSDAVEAGGPAAKAGLKPGDVITKLDDRVIDSGPTLIGEIWTHKPGDKVTITYERGSQSRTVDLTLGSRTGDS; from the coding sequence GTGAGCACCGAGAACGAGGGCGCCGCGGTACCACCGGCCCCGTCCGCACCCCCCGTGCCGGTGGATGCTCCTGCTGCTCCGGCGTCCCAGGAGCGTCCGGCTCCCGAGGGCGGTGACGCCCCGACCGCTTCGATCCCGCCGGTGCCGAGTGACGCCCCGGCCGGCTCGAACAGTACGCAGCCGTACGCGGCCCCGGCCGCCGACGGCTCTCAGCCGCCCGCCGGCGAGGCCGCCTCGAACGGAGCCCAGCAGCCTGCGCAGGCCCCCGTGCCGCAGAGCTCGGCCCCCGACGCGTCCTGGCCGCCCCCGCCGCCGCCCGGCACCCCGCCGCACGCCGACAGCGGCGCAGGCGCGGGTGGTGCCGGTACGGGTGCCTTCGGTGCCGGTGGTTTCGGTGCGGGCGGCTCCGGCGCGGGCACCGGCTGGGGAGCGGCCTACCAGCAGCCGGAGCCGAAGTCCGGCCGCGGGCGGGGCGGGCTGCTCGCCGGGGTTCTCATCGCCGCGCTGGTCGCGGGCGGCCTGGGCGGCGGCCTCGGCTACACGCTGGCCAAGAACAACGAGAACACCTCCTCGACGACCGTCTCGGCCCCCGACAGCGGCGGCTCCGTCAAGCGCGACCCGGGCACCGTCGCGGGCGTGACGGCCAGGGCGCTGCCGAGCACCGTCACCATCCAGGCCGAGAGCAGCGGCGGCGAGGGCGGCACCGGCACCGGCTTCGTCTTCGACACCGAGGGCCACATCGTCACCAACAACCACGTGGTGGCCGACGCGGTCGACGGCGGCAAGCTCACGGCGACCTTCGCGAACGGCAAGAAGTACGACGCGGAGGTCGTCGGCAACGCGCAGGGCTACGACGTCGCGGTCATCAAGCTCAAGAGCGCCCCGTCGGACCTCAAGCCGCTGACGCTGGGTGACTCCGACAAGGTGGCCGTCGGCGACTCGACGATCGCGATCGGCGCACCCTTCGGCCTCTCCAACACGGTCACCACCGGCATCATCAGCGCCAAGAACCGCCCGGTCGCCTCCAGCGACGGCACCGGCAGCAACGCCTCGTACATGAGCGCCCTGCAGACGGACGCCTCGATCAACCCCGGCAACTCCGGCGGCCCGCTGCTGGACGCCCAGGGCAACGTCATCGGCATCAACTCCGCGATCCAGTCCGCCGCCAACGGCCTGGGCGGCACCAGCCAGTCCGGCTCGATCGGCCTCGGCTTCGCCATCCCGATCAACCAGGCCAAGTACGTCGCCCAGCAGCTGATCAAGACCGGCAAGCCGGTCTACGCCAAGATCGGCGCCTCCGTCTCCCTGGAGGACACCACCGACGGCGCCAAGATCACCGAGCAGGGCGCCAGCGGCTCGGACGCGGTCGAGGCGGGCGGCCCCGCCGCCAAGGCCGGCCTCAAGCCCGGCGACGTCATCACCAAGCTCGACGACCGGGTGATCGACTCCGGGCCGACCCTGATCGGCGAGATCTGGACCCACAAGCCCGGCGACAAGGTCACCATCACCTACGAACGGGGCAGCCAGTCCCGCACGGTCGACCTGACCCTGGGCTCCCGCACGGGCGACAGCTGA
- a CDS encoding amphi-Trp domain-containing protein, giving the protein MTDLKFEQKRSLSRLEAADQLAALATALRQGGDAELEIDPWKLSLRIPDDVHSEIEFEVEDGEIELEIELKWPITSAARTAPSPATEERTATKRTTAKRATAKRATAKRTTAKRATAKRTTAQRATAAAKGTAAKKS; this is encoded by the coding sequence ATGACGGACCTCAAGTTTGAGCAGAAGCGGTCCCTGTCCCGCCTGGAGGCGGCTGATCAGCTCGCGGCGCTCGCGACCGCCTTGCGGCAGGGTGGAGACGCCGAACTGGAAATCGATCCCTGGAAGTTGAGCCTGCGGATCCCCGACGACGTCCACAGCGAGATCGAGTTCGAGGTCGAGGACGGGGAGATCGAACTCGAGATCGAGCTCAAGTGGCCGATCACATCGGCTGCCCGGACGGCGCCATCGCCGGCGACGGAAGAGCGGACCGCCACGAAGCGGACCACGGCGAAACGGGCCACAGCGAAACGGGCCACAGCGAAACGGACCACGGCGAAGCGAGCCACCGCGAAACGAACCACCGCGCAGCGAGCCACCGCTGCCGCGAAGGGGACCGCCGCGAAGAAGTCCTGA
- a CDS encoding DinB family protein produces MSVSRRDLLRWQFDLTWALFEYHLDRLRPEDFLWEPGPHCWTVRRAADGTWVPDWAETEPDPVPVPTIAWVSWHIGWWWSVATDHLRGRPPRERTGVTWPGDGTATVAWLRDLRTDWLAALERLDETGLDATAPFPWPNDPQYTIAHMIGWVNAELMKNAAEIGQLRLLRASRTDG; encoded by the coding sequence ATGAGCGTTTCCCGACGTGACCTGCTGCGCTGGCAGTTCGATCTGACCTGGGCGCTGTTCGAGTACCACCTCGACCGGCTCCGGCCCGAGGACTTCCTGTGGGAACCCGGACCGCACTGCTGGACGGTACGCCGGGCCGCAGACGGCACCTGGGTGCCGGACTGGGCGGAGACCGAGCCCGACCCCGTCCCGGTGCCGACGATCGCCTGGGTCAGCTGGCACATCGGCTGGTGGTGGAGCGTGGCCACGGACCATCTGCGGGGACGCCCGCCCCGGGAGCGGACCGGCGTCACGTGGCCCGGCGACGGCACGGCAACCGTTGCCTGGCTGCGCGACCTGCGTACGGACTGGCTGGCGGCGCTGGAGAGGCTCGATGAGACGGGCCTGGACGCCACGGCGCCGTTCCCGTGGCCGAACGACCCGCAGTACACGATCGCCCACATGATCGGCTGGGTGAACGCCGAGCTGATGAAGAACGCGGCGGAGATCGGGCAGTTGAGGCTGCTGCGGGCGAGCCGGACGGACGGCTGA